TAATAAAGGTTTCTTTACAAATCTACATCAAATTGCATAACTTAAATCTGTTATTTTGATACCGTGATGAAGTCAACTGATGGAAGAGGCAAGGTGAAATCACCTCAATTCTACCTGTAGTCTTCGTGCACTGCATTATGAATTaattagtgtatatatatatattaagagaaTCAAACTTTTAAGTCCTAAAAATATTAAAGAGCTCAATAactttggaaaatatttaaaatataacaaataatttaagaaataattttctttaatctaGGATTAgattgcatattttatttatattgtgtatttgcCAGTTTCCATATTATATGAAAACCATTCTTGatcattataatatacatattgttatctagatataatatatttattatgtatagtGACGAGTGGTAAAACTTAAGGCATTACAAACTTGAAATGTGAACACATCATTTCAGTAACTGATTTATCTGCCggtattttcaaatattattttattttaattatgttcaAAAACGGATGAAAGCATTGTGGTTCAAAAgaaaggtttaaaaaaaaaaagtatctaTTTTGTATTATCGTTGAAaagaaagaatttaaaaaaggtttgtttgtgCTATGTTGACAAAATACGAACACACTATGGCCAGAAACAAAGTGAATCAAGAGAgggtttgttttaatgaatgtgTTGTATTATACAGACCagcatgtgttttaatgaatGTGTTGTATTATACAGACCagcatgtgttttaatgaatGTGTTGTATTATACAGACCAGCatgtgttttaaacattttatgtgATGACCTAGTATCCATTTTGTTTACCCACGAACCTACTGTCATATTATAACTTTTATAATTTTACTTTgtttaattatcaaatattcttttcttttcttttgaaaCAAAACACCTGCATATGTCATATATAGGTTGCCatctaaaatacataaaaatacttttataactcccccctccccccccccccccacccaaaacaaaacaaaacaggtttgttttcataaatgttttttcttttgttacgCAAAAAATATGGTCATTATAATGGAGAcagaataattatataaaaaccaacaaaacaaaaacaacaacgaaaacGTCTGAAAAGTGAAGATACCGTGTTTCTTACATTTTCGATGATGAAGTAGCAAAATTATCATATAGTGAAGTATCCTAGGGAGAAAAGGTTAAAATACATAACCAGACACATATAATTATGATCTCAccgaaacattttgttttgaacaCATGATATACTATAGATTATTTACTGTTTGAGCGAACCATTTACTAACTGCAAAACACACTTTATGAATTAACAAAATCGGTGATTGTATTGGTTTCAGACTATTAAATCTGATAGTACATTAAGGTACAAGTAACAAAGCTACCCTTAAGAACATGTTGATGACATTATCAAACTGTgtctgttctaaaattatttccACCATGATGCACTTGTAGCTGGAGTCTGATTCAGTAGAATTACAATGTTGATAATATAGTGTTATTGAAACCAGCTGTCGTTTTGAACTTCTTTTCTATGATCTCAATATATTATGATGTTGGATAAAACATCATCATTTGATAGCATTGTCTAAAAACTCATTACTTCATATAGACGAGGAATAAACTACGTATTACTGTTAATTTCTAGAGATTTCGTTTGGCTACAACAAATGACTTGGGGATGTTTATTTGACGTGTAAAACATTAAGTAAATCCGTTTACCTGAATACTACTGGGAAATGTCACAGTTGTTCATTTTAACTCGGTATTTGATATCATGATTTAGACAATGTGTAACACAGTGGCCTTGATGGATGTACTTTACAATTCAGCGCTAtattaaattgcatttttttcagcttttgtcTTGTGCTTATTGCCAATTAAAGTTTAAGTACActgccctggacacacacacacaccttaccTTTCTAAGCTGttcaggacagttggttagtggttatatagttaatggttagtgaaagagaagtgtGTGTAGTAGctttacacatacccactgagttgtAAAAATGCACTCTGCGTAGGAGCCGATACTGGGTTATGAGCCCATACCCACCAGCCTTACGTCATATGACTTAACCATTataccaccgaggtcggtattTGCTATTTGATCCTTTACAGGTCATCAGTTATGTATACGTAAGAGCTGTTTGAGAATTAATTTCATGGGGAAGGTTGAAGGCATCGTGATTACAAGTTTATGGCAGGTGGTTCACTTCAGGTTCTTtctcatgtatatacatgtatggtttagataagattttattttgtagttGGTTGGTGTACAAAAACAAACTGCCTCCAGCTTCCCCCATGTGACCATTTATAGGACAACCCTAAGCATATTGAATCATAGACGTCCGCTATGCGTGTTAATTAATTGCCTAATTATCAAATTACCGGACCCCACCatatcaattaattttaaaatgtgttgctaATTGACTGATTCTATAATTCATTCAGGTTGTGaacagatcccagtcgagtcgATCACGTGGGACAGCACGGAAGCGATCGTTGCCATGACAGTGGCGTGTGTTGGCATGTTCTTCACGTTCTGGATTCTGATCGTGTTTATCCGTCACAACGACACGCCTGTTGTGAAGGCGTCCACCAGGGAACTCAGTTACATCATCCTACTGGGAATCACCACCGCGTATTGCTGCAACTTCGTCATGGTGGCCAAACCCTGCATCGTCACGTGCTACCTGTCACGAATACTGCCCGGATTGTCCTTCTCGTTGATGTACGGGGCACTAGTCACAAGGACCAATCGGATAGCTCGTATTCTAGAAGGAAGTAAGAGGATCATGACAAAGAAACCCAGATTTATGAGCGCTTCCGCGCAGGTTGTTATAACGGGGATTATCATTGGTGTTGAGTGTGCGGTCATCACTGCCATGTTGATTATAGAGCCTGCTGATTGGAAGTTTGATTATCCAACGACGAAACGCGTTAGATTGGTGTGTAACACAACGACTCTTGGAGTGATAGTACCGCTGGGCTTTGATCTGTTCCTCATCTTCATGTGTACACTTTACGCGGTGAAAACGCGAAATTTGCCGGAGAACTTCAACGAAGCCAAATTCATTGGATTTACAATGTATACCACCTGTATAATATGGCTGGGATTTTTCCCTATTTACTTTGGCGGAGAAAGCAAAGTGCTGACAATGTCTATTTCCATTTCTCTAAGTGCTTCAGTTTCATTAGTGTTGTTATTCTTGCCTAAAATCTACATCATCATATGGGCGCCAGAGAAGAACACTAGAGGTGCTTTCACTACATCCAAAGAAGTTCGCTGTCATATCGGGTCCAGAACGATGACGTCAGACAGCTTTGAGCAAACGTAATCCTCCCTTTAATACAGCAActtatgctaggatcagactgtcAGCTCTCACGaaggagttggccaactcgacagttgtGTTATAATTTCCCCAACTTCCAACTTACGACTgttgcactcagattaacaactaatcggtcatAGGAGTATACCATGAGAATCGAGTTATAAAAGTGCTCAGACTTGCACcaggacagtcgtagaagttgaGAGATAGACGAGTTGACCAACTTCGTCGTAAAGTTGATAATCTGTTCCTAGCATTATACCGTCTGCAAACAATAAGGGGGCCAATTTGCGAAGCCTGATTTTAGGTTCTAAGTTGCTATTATTACGTAGATACATTTCACACtatgtttattgttattaaacacCTCGCCACACTTATTTATTACCAGAGgcgccccctaaattttgcgacagttataattttattatacatgtatatcaattttttttttttatgtcccgctccaaacctcccccaaagttcccttggcattctgcctcatgtcattggcccgctcccctaaatggattttctggatctgccactgattATTTAGGTCTAACTGCCAATACCTTCATTTACATACGTAGTTATTATTCATGTCCTTCTCTTTATAACTTCACATTCCATACTGGATTATAATTAATGCTTGACAATGACTTCATTCGCCAAACTTTGTAATAATCACAATTTTATCCTAATCATCATAGACAACACTAAACAAtgtgttggtttgttgttatttttatttcacaaacCTATCACTGATTTTATGACAAATCATCGTGCTTCGTTAATAAACATGCCACTGTGTattcataattaattaaaagataAGCATGTTTTGTGTTTAACAAAGCGGTCCTGTTGCATGTCTTAATCTCCATCGTCTACATATAAACATCTCTTTAcactgggggcgggacgtagcccagtggtaaagcgctcgctcgatgcgcggtcggtctgggatcgatccccgtcggtgggcccattaggctatttctcgttccagtcattgcaccacgactggtatatcaaaggctgtggcatgtactaccctgcctgtgggatggtgcatctaaaagatcccttgctgctaatcgaaaatagtagcccatgaagtggcgatggcgggtttcctctctcaatatctgtgtggtccttaaccataattctgacgccatataaccgtaaataaaatgtgttgagtgcgtcgttaaataaaatatttctttctttctctttacaCTGTTATCCGAACTGTATTTCCACCATATTTCATTGGTTTGGTTCCAATATCAATGGCTATTTGCCGATTGTGTTTTGTGTCATCAGCTACCAGTCACGTGCCAGTCTGGTTGGTTCTCTTTTTGCTGAAAAGGTCTGGTCATCTATTCTTTGCTCTTAGCTtttatccaaaacattttagagTAACGTGTTAGTGGATTGTTTTTATCAACTACTGTATGCAACCTGTATAATAGTTTATTCGAGATGCGATTTTTCAAAGCGTTTATTGTCGAacatgcttcttttttttttttgaggacGCCATATTATTTTTGCATGGCTGACCTTTTGTCATCGTTTGTTTTCtattaagtttttattattttaatttttacagagtGTCTACGAATTCAGTGAATAGTGCGCTTGTTTTAAGGGTCTGTACAAAATGCAAACACGTTGTTTCGTCCAAGGGTCTATACCAGTGTTTTAGCTAGCAATAAGTAGAGGGGCGCTGCGCCCTGCCCCCGTTTTGAGCCGCCCTGCCGTGTTTGTAACCGCACCACCCCTGATTATCGCcgccctgccctaattcattgtcaaacacaaataatacaaaatcttgctttcctctcaaagcgtgtacagtgttgttacgagtatgaattcccaactaaaaaacgtttgacaatacattgtttagccacagttgtgaaagccgacagcagtaacgtggtatgggtttttttctctctattgttagtcgatatgactgcagatgagcggacaggcagtcttacaaagcttgaatgcgaagtaatcctcacaccgtcacgcacataaccacacaccacctagcaaacacctagctgaaagtagaccatcatgataaacttcgacAGAATGTCAAATGCGAAATTTGTTTTGATAagtaaatttttgaaagtaattgttgcctttgcaaatacccagaccaagatacatatagttttaactgatgtcagtagtccttattaatgacatattgattgcatctttataatatggcacagagtaaaccagcaacactggttatttggtctatgtaggcataactgtgttttgttaaaagcatgtctGCAAAAGCTATCTAATGAAATCTATTTAGAtcttgacatgcaataatagccgtttttaaatgcagtaagcaacttgttacaaatatatccttatgtcgatgttttaatttgtttgttcttttatttctttatttctttttatttatttctaatcattctctttttttatttttttttatttcttttaattatttcatttatttattttaaattacatttgggcatgatattaaatggtataaatactatatataatagaaaaaagaatatgattttttaggtgatccaaccttttgtaaaacattttaatagttaaagttttattttatttaacgacaccactagagcatattgatttatcaataatcggctattggatgtcaaaaatttagtaatttagaaatttagtcttagagaaaaacctgctactttgttccattagtagcaagggatcgtttatatacaccatcccacagacaggatagcacatacgacggcacataccagtcgtgttgtactggctggtacgagatttttttaatagtgtctatatttagtacattagtacaataatattgcattatTGATTGTCCCCCTGcctccaaaaatgttttgtaagttAAATCCAGCATAGATATTcctacatatatgatatttatgaatgtaaaaaattcgatcatatccagcacttgcctcaaaaataagatttgttgcgttaaaaatgccctacaattaaattagcgccctgccccatcaaaatcctagcCAGAACACTGTATACGACTAATGGTCGCCATGTACAGATGTGTGACTCCTAAGTGGAAATGGTGTTACTGGAAGACTTATTCTTGGGAGTTGCGATGTTCCGCACTTCCTGTAGACGGACTTGATAAACCTGATCACCCTACTGGAAGATCCAGTTCAGTTCGAGTAAATACCGCTAGTGACGGTCCCTGAGTGATGCTCTTGCCCATAGACGGTTCCGTTTAAGACCAGACGCACATGCACGTAGCTTCACGTGCATTGCCTAACTGCGTTGCAGTTTGCACGAAAAAGAATTTTAAGTGATCCATTTGTTCATCACAAAATACTTGTATTGTTATAGGGCATAACGTTTTGAAAATACGGAAGGTATTAGAGGTTGCAACCTATATGAACGAAGCCTTTACACTGGAAAGGCAAATTCGCACCCTATTCCAAATATGAGTATTAAAGATACGGAGCCCATTTCAGACAGCATTGGATAGTCTGGGGAACAAAGTATTCTGGCCAGGTTGACAAAAAAGCGAACCATGTCCATTGACGACCATTGTGACGTTCATGTATGTAAGGATCCCTAGATACTTGTGGCTTCCACCATCTGGGACATATAGCTTCCACCATCTGGGACATATAGCTTCCACCATCTGGGACATATATCTTCCACCATCTGTGGCATATAGCGTCCACCATCTGGGACATATAGCATCCACCATCTGGGACATATAGCTTCCACTCGTCATTATCATCAGTGTTTTGTGAACCTGATAAATGATCGACGCCATTAAGTCAGTTGACAGGGATGGTGGATTGTCTCTAGAGATGTCCAGTTTACCGACTGGTGAGTGTCCTATTGACATTTGATTTATCAACACTAACCTGGCTAATCATCTTGATGTTATGGTATCATGTTCTGTCTGGTACACATTAGCTTACTATTTGCTGACACAGTGACTAACTCATCCGCCTGTATGCAATTCGATATTTTCTTTATTCAAATATTGGGTTACTAATGGCGATAGACTAACTCTATTAATCTGCTGGATTATGGTGCAATCTTTTCTTCTAAAGGTCCTTTTGGACTAACATTTAACGCTAATTAATGCACGATGTTTTTAATGGACTTTTTATGCTTGCAGTTTGACAAAAGAATTGCAGCACAGTGAGACATGCTACATCGTAAACATGcctctgtttattttattaaaaatgactaTATTAATCTGCAAGAATATGGCACAGTCTTTTTCTTCGTCTTTTCTAACATTAATTGTAGAGGTTCTTTCATGCCAAGTTTCTTTATGGATCTTTTTGTAGTCATGGCATTATAATATTCTATTTAAACAAAGACATGTTTGGTGCCATTCATTTGAGGCTCGTTTTAACCTTGTAATGCGCAATCTACTGCCAAGCTGTTCAATGCTGCAATACGTGTGATGTCAGATTAAACCTTAGTATAAAAGAAAATCATCAGAGCTTTCTTGAAAACATATAATTGAAGTTGGAATTGACAAAGGGTTGTAGCGTTATGAAACATCCCAGATGATACAAAATACGTGAATTGTTGTGTTACAACTGGCGATAAACTAACTCTTCTGTTGGATTGTGAAGTAATCTTTTCCCTTGACTGTCTTTTCCGACTATCAATTAACACTTTATGCATGTTGCGTTTTTATTGGGTGTTTTTAATTCTATAGTTTCCCATTTGGTCATATATGTTTTTGGTCATGTTCACTTGAGATTGGTTTTAACTTGTAATGCGAAATGACTGCCAGTCTGTTGGATCTTGCATTAAATGTGAAGTCAGGTTACATTGTGTAGAGGAATGAAGAACGCAGTGATCTTTTAGTTGTTTCGTGAATACTAAACTTGACCTCTTAGACTTTAGTCCTTCCAGCCTCCTCACTTCCGTTTCAATGGTTGCTCTTTTGCTCTggagaaaagaaagaacaaattGATACGTGACTCTATCATGTGACACCGGATACACTGGAGAAGTATAGCTATTTAATTGGATGTTGAGATCTTCTGACCAGAACAATGGAGGGTTGAGGGTATACTGTGTGAGGGATTGGGTAATGCGTTTACCGAGAGAACAATCAAAGatctttttttaatcatttaatttaaatatgatAGAATTTGACTGAAAAATTACAATGTAATGTGACATACTAGATAGTAAAATAAACAGCAGATGTGATCGGAAgtatgaagaaacaaaacaaatcttatCTGcctgccagaattaccaaatgtttgacatccaatagccaatgattaattaatcaatgtgccctagtggtgtctaGACAGTAAAACTTTATAGCACCCTGGGTTGTAGGTTAAATTCTTAAAATGATTGTTATGTTTTCTTGCACCTGATTCCAGGAAATCTATCACTGAAGAATAATGTATCAtagttttgttacattttatctCTGCCAATTATTCATTAAGAGACACAGCAATGCAAAATACCTACCATTAATCTGTATGAACATGAATTATATTTCCTTATATatgataaagataaaaatattacaattgattttaacatttttacaatGATTTGTTTCTTATTTCAGAGATGGAAAGTATGATGGTTTTCTCAAGTCTAACAACTGGCGTGACCGGTGGAAGCAGAAGTCACTGGACGAGAAGCGCCTGCGTAACACGGGTTCGAGATTCAGTCTACAACATGGCGCCTCGCCGTTCACTCACAGACACATGTTCCACCAGAGACCGAGCACAGTGGCGGAGCAGTCGGGGAGAGGGGCCCTGAGCCAGTCGTTTAGAAGCATACGTCAAGAGACGGAGGAAGAAGAGTTGTGTGAAAATCTTACTAGCTTCCCCGAAGAGACGTCGTCGTTGATGGGCGACGATACAACTTTCATTCCATCTCGTCTGACGTGTGACTCCGAGTGTCAGACAGACGACTTCCTTCTCAACGACATCTGTCAGGGACTCAGACGCAGACGGATCGGCCTGCCCTCGCAGAGGAACGTGGAGGAAGACCACCACCAGTTTGACGGTGCTAACACGAACCCCTCACATGCACAGCTCAGCAACTCGGTTTCTAGTGTGTCACCGAGGACCTCGCTAGCCAGTGTGAGTGGCGCACACAACACACTTCCTCTGTTACATATAGAATGTGATCAGTATATAAATTACAATtcagatgtttttaaaaacccgaATTCAAATCGTCGAAGCAGCGACCTGTCTGAACTTTGCTTCATTGACGATATGAAAGCTTTTGAAAACGAAACGAGGACTAATCTACCACAGATGTTTAGTAGAAAGAGAGGCAAACTGCCCCAAGAAGTGTCACCTCTCCGAAAACATTCTTGTTCTATCCTGCCTACACCGACTCTGTCTAGTCCCCTAGAGAGCACCACGTCGGGTAGTAATAAATACTTTAGCTACACCTCATTGCAACCGTGTGGACTGTCTGAATCGAGAAGTGCTTCCAGCATTAACACGATGAGCTCGAACCAGGGTTCGGCAAAGTCTGCAGAAGAGCTGTCGGTATTTTCCTTGTCTGCTCTGGAGGACGAGGAGAAGGGTGTTCTAGATTTCCAGACCTATCTCAAAAACAGAGGCCTAGAACTCGATATGTCGTCAGTGCAAactagtgatctctgaaacagTGGATGCTGACTGTCGTTTGtg
This DNA window, taken from Gigantopelta aegis isolate Gae_Host chromosome 4, Gae_host_genome, whole genome shotgun sequence, encodes the following:
- the LOC121371777 gene encoding metabotropic glutamate receptor 5-like isoform X2 → MGNPESIVLCNYGVRGMEEFEDIAKRSNICIATTENIASSSDSEAFDKIVENLLTTPNATVIVCFCEGITVKKLFQAIQRKSAVGKFLVIGSDGWGNRKDVVHGVEKAAAGALSIKFYSPPLKQFNDYYSTLRHDNNSRNPWFTEFWQEKFNCSLEEDDQNKRCTGNESLANPEQDSKLGFVMNAVYTMAHALHNMHRDVCGKVHGLCDKITPINGTLYLQYLLNVSFDSYSGDSVHFDENGDPPGRYEILNYQPVHDPDGNVTYRYVTVGTWKTGTLEVNSSIIRWPNGQSDTPESICSKPCPKGFVKQVKGVVCCWVCTPCKENAIVINNSTCEACPLGYRPNDELDSCEQIPVESITWDSTEAIVAMTVACVGMFFTFWILIVFIRHNDTPVVKASTRELSYIILLGITTAYCCNFVMVAKPCIVTCYLSRILPGLSFSLMYGALVTRTNRIARILEGSKRIMTKKPRFMSASAQVVITGIIIGVECAVITAMLIIEPADWKFDYPTTKRVRLVCNTTTLGVIVPLGFDLFLIFMCTLYAVKTRNLPENFNEAKFIGFTMYTTCIIWLGFFPIYFGGESKVLTMSISISLSASVSLVLLFLPKIYIIIWAPEKNTRGAFTTSKEVRCHIGSRTMTSDSFEQTDGKYDGFLKSNNWRDRWKQKSLDEKRLRNTGSRFSLQHGASPFTHRHMFHQRPSTVAEQSGRGALSQSFRSIRQETEEEELCENLTSFPEETSSLMGDDTTFIPSRLTCDSECQTDDFLLNDICQGLRRRRIGLPSQRNVEEDHHQFDGANTNPSHAQLSNSVSSVSPRTSLASVSGAHNTLPLLHIECDQYINYNSDVFKNPNSNRRSSDLSELCFIDDMKAFENETRTNLPQMFSRKRGKLPQEVSPLRKHSCSILPTPTLSSPLESTTSGSNKYFSYTSLQPCGLSESRSASSINTMSSNQGSAKSAEELSVFSLSALEDEEKGVLDFQTYLKNRGLELDMSSVQTSDL
- the LOC121371777 gene encoding metabotropic glutamate receptor 1-like isoform X1; translation: MNSAYIRVLAILAVSIRIVTSSIIKQETRKDGDIILGALFPVHYQPPKKSVYSRTCGRIREYYGIQRIEAFLLTLDKINNDSNILPGISLGWDIRDSCWYSPVALEQSIDFIKDAIASKTDEKFNSTSRENCTSRRFKPIAGLIGPGSSASTIQVQNLLQIFNIPQIGYSATSMDLSDKDHYKYFLRVVPPDKYQARALVDLVLRQQWTYISTVHSNGNYGVRGMEEFEDIAKRSNICIATTENIASSSDSEAFDKIVENLLTTPNATVIVCFCEGITVKKLFQAIQRKSAVGKFLVIGSDGWGNRKDVVHGVEKAAAGALSIKFYSPPLKQFNDYYSTLRHDNNSRNPWFTEFWQEKFNCSLEEDDQNKRCTGNESLANPEQDSKLGFVMNAVYTMAHALHNMHRDVCGKVHGLCDKITPINGTLYLQYLLNVSFDSYSGDSVHFDENGDPPGRYEILNYQPVHDPDGNVTYRYVTVGTWKTGTLEVNSSIIRWPNGQSDTPESICSKPCPKGFVKQVKGVVCCWVCTPCKENAIVINNSTCEACPLGYRPNDELDSCEQIPVESITWDSTEAIVAMTVACVGMFFTFWILIVFIRHNDTPVVKASTRELSYIILLGITTAYCCNFVMVAKPCIVTCYLSRILPGLSFSLMYGALVTRTNRIARILEGSKRIMTKKPRFMSASAQVVITGIIIGVECAVITAMLIIEPADWKFDYPTTKRVRLVCNTTTLGVIVPLGFDLFLIFMCTLYAVKTRNLPENFNEAKFIGFTMYTTCIIWLGFFPIYFGGESKVLTMSISISLSASVSLVLLFLPKIYIIIWAPEKNTRGAFTTSKEVRCHIGSRTMTSDSFEQTDGKYDGFLKSNNWRDRWKQKSLDEKRLRNTGSRFSLQHGASPFTHRHMFHQRPSTVAEQSGRGALSQSFRSIRQETEEEELCENLTSFPEETSSLMGDDTTFIPSRLTCDSECQTDDFLLNDICQGLRRRRIGLPSQRNVEEDHHQFDGANTNPSHAQLSNSVSSVSPRTSLASVSGAHNTLPLLHIECDQYINYNSDVFKNPNSNRRSSDLSELCFIDDMKAFENETRTNLPQMFSRKRGKLPQEVSPLRKHSCSILPTPTLSSPLESTTSGSNKYFSYTSLQPCGLSESRSASSINTMSSNQGSAKSAEELSVFSLSALEDEEKGVLDFQTYLKNRGLELDMSSVQTSDL